The Ferviditalea candida genome includes the window GCAGTGAATGTACAGCATTCCATGACCCAGCATACAGGAGGCGCTTTTTGTTTTGCAAACCGCATTTTAATTCATTACAGGAATAGCTCCTTAAAATAACTTGTCAAAATTATATCATGTAACTACCCTGAAAATCTGTTTCCTGCCGGTGCCATGAAAATGGCTCGAAATGTCAACTTCAAAATTACATATTGATACTTTGGAAAAAAACGCTTACAATATTAATATAAATAATAAAATATTATTAATTAAAAAGGAAGGTGAAAAAATTGAATGTCTTGGCAATAGTCGGGAGTCTTCGTAACGAATCGCTAAACTCCTGCGTACTAGAGACACTGAAGGAGCGATATGCCCCTGAATGGTCCATTTCTGCAGCAGACATCGGATCGCTGCCTTTTTATAATCAGGATATTGAACTCTCTCCTCCGCCTATTGTGAAAGCGTTTTTAGAGCAAGTGACCGAAGCCGAGGCAGTTATCATTGTTACTCCTGAATACAACTGGTCCATTCCCGGAGTGCTGAAAAATGCCTTGGATTGGTTGTCCCGCGTGGAGAAAGTGATGGTCGGAAAACCGGTCTTGATCATGGGTGCAAGCACCGGTATGATCGGCACGCTTCGTGCGCAAACGCATTTGCGGCAGATCCTGTCTAGCCCGGGACTTAACGCGCGGGTGCTTCCTCCCGGAGGAAACGAGGTGCTGATCAACCTCGCCGATCGGAAATGCAGAGACGGACGACTCATTAACGAAGAAACGCTATCTTTCCTGGATCAGGTCGTAAACCGGTTCAACAACTGGATTAAGACGAATAAACCTTAATCTTTCATGCGAGGAGATGTTTATGATGAACAGAAGATACTTGCTGAAAAACGGCTGTGTATTGACCATGGATAAGTCGCTTGGCGATTTTAAAAAGGCCGACGTTCTCATTGACGGCCCCTTAATCGCTGCCGTTCAACCCGATTTGGATGTCCCCGAATGCGAAGTAATCGATGCGTCGGATATGATCGTCATGCCCGGCTTTGTCGACACACACCGGCACACTTGGGAATCCTTGGTGCGCAACGTGGGCGCCGATTGGTCGCTTCCTGTTTACCTGCAAAATATTTATTACGGCACATTCGGCAGCAAGCTTCGTCCAAGCGATGGGTATGCGGCGAATTTGCTCGGGGCGCTGGAGGCACTGGATGCGGGAGTCACTACGCTGCTGGATTGGTCCATGGTTTACTCTCCGGATCATGCGGATGAATTTATACGCGGCCTCCAGAATGCCGGCATTCGTGCGGTATTTGCGCTCGGGCTGTCCGGAGACGGTGAATATTGGAACCGTGAAAGCCGGTTGACTCACCCGGAAGATGCCCGACGCGTGAAAAAACAATATTTCTCGTCCAATGACCAATTATTGACAATGGGTTTGGCCATTCGAGGTCCTGAATTCAGTCATTGGGACACGGCCGTTCACGATATTCAGTTAGCCCGGGAATTGGATGCCATCTGCTCCATGCATCTCGGATTTGGAAGCTGGGGGCCGGACGACCGTTCCATTGAAAAATTGCACAAAGCCGGCCTTCTTGCACCGGATCTGAATATCGTTCATGCCAATACGATGGGCTACGATGAATATAAACTGATCGCCGACTCCGGAGCCTCGATATCCGTCACTCCGGAAATCGAATTGATGATGGGCCACGGCTATCCCGCTACAGGCTTGTTCCTTGAAAACGGCGGAAAGCCGACGATCGGCATTGATGTCGTCACCTCGACAGCAGGAGATATGTTCGCCCAGATGAAGTTCACGCTTCAAGCGGAACGCTCAAGAATCAACGAAAAAATCTTGGCCGGCAAAAATATGCCCATTGAATTGAATTTGTCTGCCCGACAGGTTTTGGAATTTGCCACGATCGAAGGAGCCCGGGCATTGCGGCTGGATCGCAAAATCGGCACTCTGACCCCGGGAAAAGAAGCCGATCTGATCATGATTCGAACGACCGACCTAAACTTGTTCCCTCTCAATGATCCGGTGGGCGCAGTTGTACAATTCGCCAATGCAAGCAATGTTGATTCCGTGTTCGTCTCCGGCCGGCCTGTGAAACGCGGGGGGAAGCTGTTGCATGTGGATCTCGATCACGTCCGCAAACTGGCCAGAGAAAGCAGAGATTACATTTTCTCGAAGCACAAGATTTCAAATGCCCAAGGAATCGGCGCTCTATAAGAATAAAAAGTCTGATCCGTTTTATCCGTTTTAGGGGTAGGGGCTGTCCCACGGATAGGACATTCCCTTATGTCAAAAAAAGAAGCCTTTCCTTGGTAAAATGGAAGCGACGAGCAACCATTCCAAAGGATAGGCTTCTACTCAAAAGAGGGAATCTTTAGCGAAACCGCGGTTTCCGCTTTTGTGCGAATGCTAAGCATCCTTCGGTAAAATCATCCGGATCCACATAGCTCCATCGGATATCTTCATCTTCATAACTGCGTCTGACCAATTCTTTCACCGCCCGCAGCGATCCTCTCGATTGATTCATGATTGTTTCGATTAATTCAAAGGTGAGGCGATCCAAATCGTCCGATGCGACGAACCGTGTTAACAGCCCCAAGCTTGATGCTTCGCTTGCATTCAGAATTCGATTCGTCATCACCAGTTCTTTGGTGAAACTTGGTCCCATGAGCCTTACCATTCGCCGCACAAATGAAGGTCCCAATTTAATTCCCAACTTGCCGACCGGAATTCCCAATCTTGCTTTGGGCGTGCCGATTCGCAAATCGCAGGCCAAGGACAGGATGAACCCGGCGCCCATGGCCGGACCGTCAATCGCCGCTATAACCGGAATAGGCAACTGCTCAAACTTTGCTATCGTTCGTTCCATCACATGAAAGGCTTCATCCGCCTCATCCAACGACATTCCTGCAAATTCCTTGATATCGGATCCCGCCGTAAACTCCCCTGGCACTCCCCTCAACACGGCAACCTTTATTTTCGGGTTGGCCCCAATTTCATCAGCAATATCCCCTAAGGACTTCCACATATTGCGTGTCATTGCATTGCGTGCCGCCGGCCTGTTAATCGTTACAAGGGCTACCTTTGAGGTCAGCTGCAGTGTAATTTTGCCGTCAGGTACTCTGCTGATCGCAACTTTCACACTCCCACCCCCAAGTGCGATTTCTTTTAGTATGCATTCATCCGTACTTGAGAATCAATGATGAGTTTAGGTTCAGTGAGCCGCCGGATGTCTTCGGCTGTATATCCTTCTGCAACTTCAACCAATCTTAATCCTGCTTCCGTTACATCAATCACGGCACGGTCCGTTATAATCCGATCCACAACCTCTTTGCCTGTCAGCGGAAGCGAGCAGTTGTCCAGGATTTCCGGCGCTCCGTCTTGGCTCACGTGATCCATTAACACAAGTATACGCTTAGCGCCTTGTACCAAATCCATCCCGCCCATTCCCTTAACCATTCTTCCGGGGATCATCCAATTGGCAAGATACCAAGCCGAATCCGCCAACCATCAGTGTCGCACCGTCGGTAATGTCTTGTACGGCCTCGGAGAATGTAGAGAATATAGGCTTCACCTGCTCACTTCCTTTTCAGATACTTGCCGCACGAATCGCTGTAAAGCTTTTACAAAATGTTCCGTACCCTCCAACATCACATAGTGTCCTGCCTTGGATACCACTTCAATCGAGGCATGCGGAACCAGAGCTTTCAGGTCGTCTCTTGCCGCAGCCAGCAGCATGCGATCATCTTCCCCGTATATCGCCAGTATAGGTTTTCGGAGATGGGACAGGCTATCACTACCATACCTGTATTCATTGCAGCACCGGTAATCGATAATGGTAGTTTCAAGGGAGACATGATTCAACTCACGACGCTCTTCTTCCAATAAATCCGGGTCCACTTCTTTGCTGTAAGAAGCATAGAATAAACCATCGGGATATACACCTGTCTCGAGTTTATCGAATAGTTTGGAATCTACGGGCAGGACATAATGGCTGGCCGCTAGAACCAATGCAAGGACATTCGGATGGTTAACCGCCAGCTCAATCCCGATTAAACCTCCCATAGAATGCCCGATAACAATCGTCTGCCCGGTTATCTGCGGCTTGAAGTATGCAAAGTAATCTTTGATGCTATGAAGAACAGGATTTGCATCCAGCCCATGTCCCGGCAAATCCGCAAATACACATCGATATCCGTTCATCAAATCCCTCACGCGTCTCCATTTCGAAGCGGTTCCCCCCGCTCCCGGGAGGAAGAGAAGCGTAATTTCATTCTTTTCATCCATTCATAATTCCCCCCTCACGTAAAACGGGCCAAATCTTAAACAGATACCACGCGATTTTCTTGGAAACCCAAATCGATTCGACCGTCCGGACTCTTGATTTCGCAACGAACAATATCGCCGTTTTTCAAGTAATTTTTATTTTCTGCCTGGCTTTCTAGCAGAAGAGTTAACTTTTGATCGCTTGGGAGAAATGGATTCGTTAACTGTGATAACTGTTCTCCCGTCAATTTAAGCGCTACCCCTCCGGGTGTCCCTGTCAGTAATAAATCTCCCGGATCAAAGTCCATCATGCGGGACAATTCTTCAATTGTCTCCTCCGGCTTATATTGCAGTTGTTCTGTATTCGCGGACTGTCTCAATTCTCCGTTGACCCACAATTTCAAATCCAAATGGTGAATTTGAGAGACCTCTTCCGGATCAAGCCAGTACATAAAAGGTCCCGCCGGACAGAAGGTGCGATAGCTTTTTCCTTTAAACCATTGACCTTCCACCAACTGAACGTCTCTTGCAGAAACGTCGTTCGTGATGATGATCCCGGCGACATACTCATGCAAATTTTCTTCCGTGACCCGAACAGGCCTTCTTATCTTCGTTTTCATCACCAATCCAAGCTCGATCTCATAATCAAGAAGCTGAACGTGCGAAGGAAGCTGTATGTCGTCCATTGCACCGGAAAGAGAACTGTCAGGCTTCGTGAAAATAAGATTAAAGGACGCCCTTGAAGACTTCATTCCCGCTTCCGCTCTGTGCAAGGCATAGTTTGCTCCTTGGCACACAATACGCGCAGGCAGCGTAATTGGGCTCGCTAACTTAATAACGTCCAACGATAGCGCTTTTGACGGGTTAGCCTTCGCTAGAACCTCTTCTTTTCCGGCTTGCAGCAATTCTGCTAACGAGTCATACACTTCTTCAAGAGGATGAACGGCGTTCTCCTGAACCACTCCCCATTGGATCGTCTCTTCGTATACATACCTTGCTATACGGATTCCCATGCTTTGTCCTCCTAAATAATGAAAGTATACGGGTCATTCGCACCTAATTAATATTATTATATTATAATATTAATAAGTCAACAAAAAATATACCGGTATGATTCCGGTATATTTTTGTTGTGAAATAAAGTTTTATGGGCGATCTTTGGACATGATCAACTGAGATACACGTGTAAGCAGTTCATACATTTTCTGTCGCGCGAGTGCGCCGTTTCTCTCACACACCGCCAGCATTACCGCTTTATGCCTTTCCAAAATTTCATCATCCGGTCCTTGAAAGGGCTCCGCAGGATGCTGTTGGATTGCGTGAAACGTCGTATGACGGCTTCTTTCCAATGCAAGGCGCAAAGTCTGGATCAGGCTGATCAATAATTCGTTATGGGACGCTTGAATCAAGCTGTGATGGAAATTGTAATCGGCCTTAACCCATTTTTCTTCATTATCCACCGAGGCTTTCAACTGCTCATAACAATTTTGAATGTTTTGAATATCTTCCTCCGTCACATTTTTCGCAGCCAGTTCCATTGCCGCAGGTTCAATGGCTAATCTGACTTCGGTCAGCCTGGTTAAAAACTCGCCTTTATCATCCATTTCCGATGCCCATGTCAATACATCCGGGTCCCACCATTGCCAATTGGACCGGGGACAAACCATGGTGCCGATTTTTGTCGTGGATTCGATGAGTCTGCGCGCAGATAAGCTTTTGAGAACCTCACGAACGACGGTACGGCTAACCCCCTTCATTTCACTATAATCTTCAACCTTCGGAAGGGATTGCCCCGGTTGGAGTTCACCATGAACGATCTTGCGGCCTAATTCATGAAGTAATTGGTCGCTTATATTTTGCAGTGACATAATAATACTCCTTATTATTTCAGTTAATTAAATATTATTATAGTATAATAATTGTAATTGTCAAACCTATACACATTCACAGCTTACAACAAGTCACCTCATGCATTACATGGCAAATTAATTATGGGGGAAAAGAAAATGAAAATGGCAAATCCTGCACCTGTTGGAAATCTTTCTTTTGGTTTATCGTGTTTAGTTATCGGAGCTTTGTTTGCCGGATGGTTTGGACCAATGAACTCTGGAAATATGCCGGGGCAATAAGCGCTCTTTCATCCGGACTATTGGATTCCCCTGAATTTTCGATGTGGGTAGGCATCCTCCACTTTTCTATCGCCTGATTGAATTACAGCACCGGGCAAGGTGTCCATAAAATGACTTAAGGGCATTCCGACTTTTACCCCGAGATCAAAAGTGTTGCCGGGAACATAACAGACAATCTTTTCTGTGTCAAAATTGTGATACAACAATCCTTAGGTGAAGATTTTTTTACCAGACTTGATATTTCAATAATTTTCTCCAGCTTTTGATGCATTGCCCGTTCAATCATTAATGCTATGAAGAGCATCGGTTGCGACATCATGCATTCATGATAAAGAGTTTTAGAGATATCTCTAGAACTCTTTGTTCAATACGTTTATTATACCAGTGCTTTTTCGAAGCAAGTCCCCCATTGAGAAATACAGTCATCCGTTTTCCATACTTTTGGTTTTTGCGGATTATCTCTATGCCAAGGTCTTGGCTCAAAACAATCCAATTCCTTGACATATTTATCGGCATCCGTAAACAGTTCAATCATATTCTCATCCGGGTCGTAATGATATGTTGCGATGTTATGCCCGGCGCCATGCCGAGACGGGCCCCAAATAATCGGAATTTTGTTTTTTCCGAGATAATCCATACTATGCGTTAAATGGCCATAGTTCCTTAATTCGAAAGCGAGATGATGCATTCCCCCCTTTTGGGGTGAAGTGAAGAAATTCAGCACATGATGATCGGTATTGCAAGTTGTAAACCCAAAAAACTCTTCAATCCAATCCGTATTGGTGAATCCCAATTTCCCGTAAAATTCTACCGATCTTTTCGCGCTGTCCACTCTTAAGGAAAGGTGTCCAATCTTGTTAGGAATGATTCCACTGTGCTTAAATCCCGGCGAAGCCAGGCTCATTTCGGAAAACAGTTGTACCTGATACCCGTCCGGATCGGTAAATTCCACGACTTCGGACACACCGGGTTTTGTATCCGTTTTCAACTCGGCTTTTATTTCGAGTTTTGCCAATTCCTTTACGATCTCTTTAGCCCCGGCATCCGATTTGTATTGAAACCCGAAACGAGCAATTGCCGACACACTCGACGGATTGAGAACAATATTATGATGATCTGTAGAACTGCTAAAATATGCGCTCCCATCCGGACCTTCTTCCACTAAAGTGAAACCCATAACTTCGTTGTAATAATTCTTCAAAGCTTCAATATTTCTCGTGTTAAACTCAACATAGCCCAATCTAAACACATGAAACATTGGTTTCCCCCCTTAAGAT containing:
- a CDS encoding FadR/GntR family transcriptional regulator, producing MSLQNISDQLLHELGRKIVHGELQPGQSLPKVEDYSEMKGVSRTVVREVLKSLSARRLIESTTKIGTMVCPRSNWQWWDPDVLTWASEMDDKGEFLTRLTEVRLAIEPAAMELAAKNVTEEDIQNIQNCYEQLKASVDNEEKWVKADYNFHHSLIQASHNELLISLIQTLRLALERSRHTTFHAIQQHPAEPFQGPDDEILERHKAVMLAVCERNGALARQKMYELLTRVSQLIMSKDRP
- a CDS encoding enoyl-CoA hydratase/isomerase family protein, translated to MKVAISRVPDGKITLQLTSKVALVTINRPAARNAMTRNMWKSLGDIADEIGANPKIKVAVLRGVPGEFTAGSDIKEFAGMSLDEADEAFHVMERTIAKFEQLPIPVIAAIDGPAMGAGFILSLACDLRIGTPKARLGIPVGKLGIKLGPSFVRRMVRLMGPSFTKELVMTNRILNASEASSLGLLTRFVASDDLDRLTFELIETIMNQSRGSLRAVKELVRRSYEDEDIRWSYVDPDDFTEGCLAFAQKRKPRFR
- a CDS encoding fumarylacetoacetate hydrolase family protein, producing the protein MVQENAVHPLEEVYDSLAELLQAGKEEVLAKANPSKALSLDVIKLASPITLPARIVCQGANYALHRAEAGMKSSRASFNLIFTKPDSSLSGAMDDIQLPSHVQLLDYEIELGLVMKTKIRRPVRVTEENLHEYVAGIIITNDVSARDVQLVEGQWFKGKSYRTFCPAGPFMYWLDPEEVSQIHHLDLKLWVNGELRQSANTEQLQYKPEETIEELSRMMDFDPGDLLLTGTPGGVALKLTGEQLSQLTNPFLPSDQKLTLLLESQAENKNYLKNGDIVRCEIKSPDGRIDLGFQENRVVSV
- a CDS encoding NADPH-dependent FMN reductase, which gives rise to MKKLNVLAIVGSLRNESLNSCVLETLKERYAPEWSISAADIGSLPFYNQDIELSPPPIVKAFLEQVTEAEAVIIVTPEYNWSIPGVLKNALDWLSRVEKVMVGKPVLIMGASTGMIGTLRAQTHLRQILSSPGLNARVLPPGGNEVLINLADRKCRDGRLINEETLSFLDQVVNRFNNWIKTNKP
- a CDS encoding VOC family protein → MFHVFRLGYVEFNTRNIEALKNYYNEVMGFTLVEEGPDGSAYFSSSTDHHNIVLNPSSVSAIARFGFQYKSDAGAKEIVKELAKLEIKAELKTDTKPGVSEVVEFTDPDGYQVQLFSEMSLASPGFKHSGIIPNKIGHLSLRVDSAKRSVEFYGKLGFTNTDWIEEFFGFTTCNTDHHVLNFFTSPQKGGMHHLAFELRNYGHLTHSMDYLGKNKIPIIWGPSRHGAGHNIATYHYDPDENMIELFTDADKYVKELDCFEPRPWHRDNPQKPKVWKTDDCISQWGTCFEKALV
- a CDS encoding amidohydrolase family protein → MNRRYLLKNGCVLTMDKSLGDFKKADVLIDGPLIAAVQPDLDVPECEVIDASDMIVMPGFVDTHRHTWESLVRNVGADWSLPVYLQNIYYGTFGSKLRPSDGYAANLLGALEALDAGVTTLLDWSMVYSPDHADEFIRGLQNAGIRAVFALGLSGDGEYWNRESRLTHPEDARRVKKQYFSSNDQLLTMGLAIRGPEFSHWDTAVHDIQLARELDAICSMHLGFGSWGPDDRSIEKLHKAGLLAPDLNIVHANTMGYDEYKLIADSGASISVTPEIELMMGHGYPATGLFLENGGKPTIGIDVVTSTAGDMFAQMKFTLQAERSRINEKILAGKNMPIELNLSARQVLEFATIEGARALRLDRKIGTLTPGKEADLIMIRTTDLNLFPLNDPVGAVVQFANASNVDSVFVSGRPVKRGGKLLHVDLDHVRKLARESRDYIFSKHKISNAQGIGAL
- a CDS encoding alpha/beta fold hydrolase, whose product is MDEKNEITLLFLPGAGGTASKWRRVRDLMNGYRCVFADLPGHGLDANPVLHSIKDYFAYFKPQITGQTIVIGHSMGGLIGIELAVNHPNVLALVLAASHYVLPVDSKLFDKLETGVYPDGLFYASYSKEVDPDLLEEERRELNHVSLETTIIDYRCCNEYRYGSDSLSHLRKPILAIYGEDDRMLLAAARDDLKALVPHASIEVVSKAGHYVMLEGTEHFVKALQRFVRQVSEKEVSR